The genomic region CTTTGCCGAGATCACCGACGCGGATTGGCACCACTTCTTCGAAGTCAACGTGGTCAGCGGCGCGCGCCTCGCCCGCCACTACTTCCCGCAGATGCTCGAAAGCGGCTGGGGCCGGGTGATCTTCATCGCCAGCGAGAGCGGGCTCGTGATCCCGGCCGAGATGATCCAGTACGGCATGACCAAGACAGCGCAACTCGCCATCGCGCGCGGCATGGCCGAGATGACGCGCGGCACCCAGGTGACGGTGAATTCTGTCTTGCCGGGGCCGACGCGCTCGGAAGGGATCGTCGACTTCATCCGCTCCACAGTCGACAACAAAGACGCGCCCGAGGCCGAGTTGGAAGCCGAGTTCTTCACCAAGATGCGCCCGCTCTCGCTGATCCGCCGCCTGATCGAGGCCGATGAGATCGCGGCTACGGTTGCGTTCCTGGCGAGCCCGCTGGCCGCCGCCACCAACGGCGCATCGATCCGCGCCGAAGGCGGGATCGTGCCGACGATTGCTTAGGGAACGCCGGCGCCCCGATTCCGCACACCCACTTTCGTCATTTCGGCGACAGCGGGAATCCATCTCCAGGCGGTTCCTTTTACGCGACCTCAGGAGATGGATCCCTCCCTCCGCGGGGATGACGAAAGAAGAGGCGGAGGAGTGACGAGGGAGTGAGCGCAGAACGAGGGCTGGCAGGCTTGCCCGCTCGCCGTGCACCTGCCATAGGAACAAACCATGATCGCGCGGCTTTCCGGCACTCTTGAGGATTTCGGCGCCGATTGGGCGATCATCGACGTGGCTGGCGTGGGCTATCTCGTCCACTGTTCGGCGCGCACCTTGCAGGCACTCGGCATCCGCGGCGACCGCGCGGTGGTCTTCACCGACCTGCAGGTGTCCGAAAACGACATGCGCCTGATCGGCTTCGCTTCGGCAGGCGAGCGCGACTGGTTCCGCCTGCTGACCGCGGTGCAAGGTGTCGGCAGCAAGGTCGCGCTGGCGATCCTCTCGGCGCTGACCACCGACGAGCTCCAGCGTGCCTGCGCCGGTGGCGATTCGGCGATGGTCGCACGTGCCAACGGTGTCGGCCCCAAGCTCGCCAGCCGGATCGTCAACGAGCTGAAGGACAAGGCGGGCGCGTTGCCCACGGCGACAGGCATGGCGATTGCCGCTGCTCCAGCGGGCTCGGCCACGGCGGACGCGGTCTCGGCACTGCAGAACCTGGGTTTCAAGCCTCCCGTCGCGAGCGCCGCGGTCGCTCAGGCGTTGGATGAACTGGGTGAGAGCGCCGGATTGAACGACCTGGTCCGCGTGGCGCTCAAGCGGGCCGCGGGATGACCGGGCAGCGTCATGCCCAGTGCCAATGCGGCCAGTTGCGGGCCACCGTGCGCGGCGAGCCGGTGCGTGTGTCGGTATGCCATTGCCTCGATTGCCAGCGGCGCAGCGGATCGGTGTTCGCGATGCAGGCGCGCTATGCCGCCGAGGACGTCGGGACTGAAGGTACGGCGCGCGAATGGGCACGCCGGGGGGACAAAGGCGCGGGCGCGGTGTTCAGCTTCTGTCCTGATTGTGGCTCCACCGTGCATTATCGGCTGGTCGACTACCCGGGCTTCGTCACCATACCCGTCGGCGCATTCGCCGATCCGCAGTTCCCCGCGCCTGGCGTTTCCGTCTACGAAGAGCGCAAGCACGCCTGGGTGAGCCTGCCCGCCGATATCGAGCGCCATGACTGACAATCCTCTTCTTGCTTCCGCCCGCCAGCCCGATGATGTCGACGCGGCGCTGCGGCCCAAGACGCTGACCGAATTCGTCGGCCAGGCGGCGGCCAAGGACAACTTGCGCGTGTTCATTGAATCGGCCCGGTCGCGGCGCGAAGCG from Novosphingobium sp. 9U harbors:
- the ruvA gene encoding Holliday junction branch migration protein RuvA, encoding MIARLSGTLEDFGADWAIIDVAGVGYLVHCSARTLQALGIRGDRAVVFTDLQVSENDMRLIGFASAGERDWFRLLTAVQGVGSKVALAILSALTTDELQRACAGGDSAMVARANGVGPKLASRIVNELKDKAGALPTATGMAIAAAPAGSATADAVSALQNLGFKPPVASAAVAQALDELGESAGLNDLVRVALKRAAG
- a CDS encoding GFA family protein produces the protein MTGQRHAQCQCGQLRATVRGEPVRVSVCHCLDCQRRSGSVFAMQARYAAEDVGTEGTAREWARRGDKGAGAVFSFCPDCGSTVHYRLVDYPGFVTIPVGAFADPQFPAPGVSVYEERKHAWVSLPADIERHD
- a CDS encoding SDR family NAD(P)-dependent oxidoreductase; the encoded protein is MDLQIAGKTALVTGSTAGIGLAIAKRLAAEGAAVTICGRNDAKLQAAAAEIGGDVRAVLADPGAAEGAERLIAEVPATDILVNNLGIYEAKPFAEITDADWHHFFEVNVVSGARLARHYFPQMLESGWGRVIFIASESGLVIPAEMIQYGMTKTAQLAIARGMAEMTRGTQVTVNSVLPGPTRSEGIVDFIRSTVDNKDAPEAELEAEFFTKMRPLSLIRRLIEADEIAATVAFLASPLAAATNGASIRAEGGIVPTIA